A window of Leptolyngbya sp. FACHB-261 genomic DNA:
GAGAAATGTTCTGAGAACTGGATTATTAAGGCCACCACCTTGAGGCGCATAACCACCCGCCTGGGTCTGCGTCTGATTGCTGGCTCCCGTTTGCAGGAACTGCAAAATTACCGGCAGAAGCACTGGCAGCAGCTGCGCGATGAGTTGACTATTCAGGCCTGTTTGTTGGGATAAGTCTTGAGTTGCTTGCTGCTGCTGCGAGGGGGAAAATATAGCCTGAACCGCCTGCGGATTGGGCTGTGTACCGCTATAAGCGTTCAGTACCGAGTCCACTGCCTGTTCGCCCTCCACAGCTCGCTTTTGTTGCAGCGCACTCTGCACGTAGCGGCCTAACGTGGACATCAATATGCCGGTCGTGTTGCCCTGAAGCCCCTGACCTCCTGTCGACTGCTGAATAGCTTGAAGAGCAGAAGAAAGCTGACCCTCATTGCCCTGGCGGCTTTGGTCTTGGACAGCGTTGAGAACTTGGTCGAACAGCGACATGAGTAAAACGCGTAATCAGAACGCCTTAAACTGTGGCACAAACAACTAACCCCTTCACCTGCCTACCGATTGAGTTGGCGAGGTGAAGGGGTAACAGAAGGTTGAGCCCTAACGACGAATTAGGTTCTCAAAGCTATGGTTCGAAGAGCGACCTGGGTCAAAGCCTTCGTTGCGGATGCGGCGCTTGAGGTCACCTTCATCCGAAGAAGCGGCAATGCCATCAGTGATCGTAATGCGGCCATCCAGAACCAAATCGCAAAGCATCTGGTTAAGTACCTGCATGCCCTCTAGCGTGTCGCTCTCCATGAGCTGACGAACCTCATCATCCTCGCCCTTAAGCAAGTAGTCACGCACCGCAGGCGTATTGACCAGAATGTCCATTGCCGCCGTACGCTTGCCGTCCGTTGTCGGTACCAACGTTTGGGCAATTACTCCCACCAAGCTCTCCATAATCTGGAAGCGCATAGCGGCTTGCTCATCGGGAGTGTAGATGTTGAGCAATCGGTCCAAAGTACCAATCGCGTTTCGGGTATGCAATGTGCCCAAAACTAAGTGGCCGGTTTGAGCTGCTTTGAGAGCAGTGTCCACTGTCTCGCGGTCACGCATCTCACCGATCAGAATGACATCGGGATCTTCCCGAAGCACAGAGCGTAGAGCTTGACTAAACTCGTGCGTGTGCAGACCCACCTCGCGCTGGCTGATCAGGCACTTGTCTGAGCTGTAAACGTACTCAATCGGATCCTCAATACAGACAATGTGCCGACTTGCTGTCTCATTGAGATGGCGAACCATCGCCGCTAGGGTGGTGGATTTACCAGATCCAGTAGGACCTGTCACCAACACCAAGCCTTGAGGTTGCGAGGCAACTCTTTTGAGAACCTCCGGAAGACCCAGCTCATCGATTGAGGGTACAGTCAGTGGAATCAAACGCAGCACCATCGCTCCACCGCGCAAACTGTCAAAGCAGTTAACCCGGCATCGCAGAAAGTCTTCGTAGAAGATGGCAGTGTCCAGTTCCTTCTCGTAGGCAAAGCGCTGTTGCTGCTCCGGCGAGAGAATCTCTGATAGGAACCCTTCAAAGTGTTCCGGCGTCACGGGTAAGCAACCACCCCCTACCCGGAACATTTCACCCCGGATCCGGAAGCGAGGTTCCTCACCAACCCGAATGTGAATGTCGGAAGCACCCCGCAGGTGGGCCTCCTCTACAAGCTGACGAATACTGAGAGCTCGGTTACCGACTCCGCGTAGATGCCGATCGTTAGTCCGCTGACCAACAAAGGGCACCGGTAAAGGCGGAGGCGGGGGAACTGGAGGGGGACCGGGAGGCGTTGGGATGGTCATGGAAGGACTTCCAGAGGATCCTGGGGGAGCAATAAGCTTGCGTGTTTCCCCTTACCTTACTGCACCTACTGTTAGATGGCATCCGTTGCTGACGACAAACTTGCCGACTGACGGTTGCAGATTTGATAGAAAGTTCAGTCTCGCTTGGGTTGGAGACTGATCAAACAAGGGCAGAATAGGCTCACTCTGGCCCGAAACCGCCAATCCAGCTTTAGTTTTCTCTCAGGTTCAATTAGAAATTCTTATGAGTAGGAAAATCTCTAGCCCCGAGCGCTTCACCTACTGGCTAGAGCAGCGCTGGGTTAACCCTGCCTTTGCAGGTTGGTTGCTGAGCGGATTTGCTACTTTCTTCTTCCTCGCTGGAACCAACACTTTGGCGGGCTGGCTTTATGTAATCAGCGGTGTTAGCTTCGCGCTGCTCCTCTTGGGGGCCGTTCTGCCAGCCCGTTCGCTGCGCTCGATACAAGTCAGCCGTCGCCCAATTGCTCCAGTTAGCGCAGGGGATGTACTCACTGTAGAGTTGCAAATTCATAACCAGACCGATCAAGCTCGGGGCCTACTGGTCGTCGAAGATTTAATTCCTTTTGTCATCGGACCACCTCAATTGGAGGTAGTCGAGAATCTAGCACCTACTAGTAGCCACCGTTGGACTTACACAACCCCTACCGTCCCCCGTCGAGGCGTTTATCGCTGGCAAGAAGTCCAACTGCGCACCGCTGCACCCCTCGGTTTGTTCTGGTGCCGCCGTCAGCGCAATGCTCCAGCGGTGGCAGTAGTTTATCCAACTGTCTTGCCTTTAGCACAGTGTCCATTAGTCGATGAGATGGGACGTGAGACCAGCCAAACAAGACGTAGTTTGGAACACCGTTTTCTTGCCAGTACGGAAGGCGTCACTCGGTCACTGCGACCCTACCGTCGAGGCGACTCAACTCGCCTTATTCACTGGCGGACTAGTGCCCGTTATGGGGATTTGCGAGTGCGTGAGCTAGAACGCTCCACAGGTGTACAGGAGGTAGTCATTGCTCTGGACTGCCAGTGTAGTTGGAACCCAGAAGACTTTGAGCAGGCCGTGATCGCTGCCGCCTCACTCTACTTCTACGGGCGGCGGCGAAATTTGAGCACACGGTTGTGGAGTAGCGATACGGGCTTACTGCAAGGCGACCGGAGTGTTTTAGAGGTACTGGCTGCGATTCAACCTACGCCTCAACCCAGTACGGTGTCTGGACGCTCAACCCAACTCAAGCCAGCCAGTCTTCCTTCTCTGCCCCTAGCCTGGTTGAGCAGTAGTGCTCCTAGTCAGGCGCTACCACTAGGCAGTCGGGTCTTGCTTTGGGGAACTCAGTCACAGACTGAGCTGCCAGGATTAATCATTCAGCCCAACCAGCCACTTCAGAACCAGTTACAAGGCTTGGCGCAAATGGTTTAGTGATCGCTCAGCTTGCGGGCCATAACTTCAGGTCAAACCGTAACTGGGTCACAATTGGGGAGTGTTCTCTGCCGCCTGCTATGTCTGAGCTGAGCCTCCCCCCAGCCCATCGTCAGTTTCTACAAATCGCTCGTCTACCAGATTGTGACCTTACTACGGAGCATTTGGTTGAGGCTGCTTTCTGCATTGCAGCTCAGGCAAACCCTAGCTTGGATATCCCTCACTATCTAGCTCGACTTGAGGCGATGGCCGCCGATTTGCGCCTGCAGTTAGCTGAGGAGCGTTACCCATTGCGCTTGCTGCGGGGTATCAACCACTATTTGTTTAACGAACTTGGCTTTCAGGGCAACCGGAAGCAATATTATGACCCCCGCAATAGCTTTCTCAACGAAGTTATAGACCGACGCTTAGGTATTCCCATCACCCTTTCAATTCTCTACATGGCTTTGGGTGAGCGAGTCGGTTTGCCATTAGAGGGGGTTAATTTCCCAGGGCACTTTATATTGAGGCCCACCCAACAGGATTTAGAAATCTATGTAGATCCGTTTGAGCAGGGCGAAATTCTGTTCCAGCAGGACTGCCAAGAGCGTTTGAACCAGATCACAGGCCCACTTCCTCTCAAACCAGAGTATTTAGCGACGGTGGGTCCTCGTCGCATTTTGAGCCGAGTGCTGACCAATCTGAAATTTATTTACCTCAACCAAGGCGATCTGGAGCGAGTTCTCAGCGTGGTAGAGTGGTTACTCCTGTTAGATCCGGATGCGCTAGAGCATTTGCGAGACAGAGGTTTGCTCTACTACCAGAGCCAGCGCTACTTAGAGGCTCGCGCCGACCTGGAACTCTATCTAGACCGCGCCCCTCAGGCTAGTGATATCGCTGTGGTAGCTCGCCTGTTAGAGCGCTTGCGCCAGTTGTGAGCCACGCGTCAGACTTACATACCTAATGTCAATGTCAGTATTTGTAACGCGCGGTTCGTTTGAATTCCAGACCTGGAGTACAACTCACGTAATCTGCCCTCTCGCTGCCCTAAGGGGTCTGTAATTTCTGTTATGACAAACGATCGCGGTAAAAACAAAGCTTCGGAAAAAAGCTTTCACCAGATGCGCAATTTTGCGGAAACCTACGCCCGCCGCACTGGCACTTATTTCTGCTCTGATCCCACGGTAGCGGTCGCCGTTATTGAAGGGTTAGCAAAGCACAAGGACGAGTTTGGTTCGCCTCTGTGCCCCTGCCGCTACTACGAGGACAAGGAAGCAGAGGTCCATGCAACTTATTGGAACTGCCCTTGTGTACCGATGCGGGAGCGCAAGGAATGCCACTGTATGCTCTTTCTCACGCCAGACAACCCCTTTGCGGGCCAAGAGCAGGCCGTTTCCCTTGTAGATGTCAGCTACGATGAGTGACCCTGAGTGATAGCTTCAAGGAGCGCTGTGAGTAGCAGGTAGGGCAGCATTGCCGATGCATGAGGACGTGGCTCCTGCCTTCTGGCAAGGTGTTGAGCAGTTCAACCAGGGCGAGTTCTACGCTTGCCATGACACACTAGAAGCCCTATGGATGGAGGCAATAGAGCCCCCACGCTCTTTCTATCAAGGGGTTTTGCAGCTTGCTGTAGCCTGCTATCACCTAGGCAATCAGAACTGGCGAGGAGCTGTTGTCTTGTTAGGAGAAGGCATCAGCCGACTGAGGCGTTACCCCGATGACTACGGCGGCATAGATGTTGACGCTCTCCTCATTAGCAGTTCCGCACTCCTCACTGAGCTACAACGCCTCGGTCCTGAGGGCACGATCGAATTTCTAGCAGCCCTGTCCTCGCCCCAAGTCCTCTCGATTCAGCCGGTTTCTTCTCAAGGCTAAAGCAGGGGCAGAATTTAGAACTGTACACTTCAAAGCATAAAAACATCAGTAGAGTAGGACATCAGCAGAATCTAAAAGCAGCTTGGAACCGACAGGAGTGGCCTACGTCCTGACAGCTAAGAGTGCCTCAATGGATTGCCGTAGGGTTGAGTAGGTCAGTATTCTGAGCAATAGTTGCTGTGAGGGCAGGTGTCAATGCGTGTGCTTCTTGGGTTAGTGCTGTTACCTGTGGGACTGCTACTAGGCGGACCACTGGCAGCTCAAAATACAGCTCCTAGGCCTGCACAACGAGCTGCTGCGCCTAGCAGTGGACGGGCAGTCTCTATCCTCGCCGACGTGCAGGAAGCCAATGCGGTGACGGGTGTGGTTACCGCTCGGGGAAACGTGCGCATGAACTACCCAGCTCGCCAAATCCAGGCGACCTCTGATCAGGCCCAGTACTTCAGCCGGGAGCGCCGAATTGTGCTGACTGGTGATGTGTATATCAACCAGGCGGGCAATAGTCTGCGGGGCGAGAGAGTGGTCTATCTGATCGATCAAGGCCGCTTTGAGGCTCTGCCTCAAACCAACCAGCAGGTTGAGTCTATCTATTTGGTCCCGGATGCAGCTCCGGTAACTGCACAGCCATCAAGCAGTAATGCACAACCCTTCGACCCTAAGCGCGAGCTGAAACCCTGAATCAGTCCACTAGAGCAGCCCTGACCACCAGTGCCCTTCAAAGATCCGGTTATGAAAATCGGTTATGGTGACAGAGCGACTTTCTATGAATTTCTCCAGATACAGTAGAAAACTGTGAAGCTAGCCCTAGACAACATCCACAAACGCTACGGAAAGCGCGAGGTCGTTAGTCGGGTCAGTCTCACAGTCAATCAGGGCGAGATTGTGGGCCTGCTGGGCCCTAACGGCGCTGGTAAGACTACTACGTTCTACATTGCCACCGGAGTTGAGCAGCCTGACCAGGGCAAAGTGTGCCTGGACCACCAGGAAATTACCCATCTGCCAATTCATGAGCGAGCCCGCCTAGGGATTGGCTATTTGCACCAGAAGCCCAGCATTTTTAGGGGCTTAACGGTCCGTGACAATATTCTTCTAGTGTTACAGCAGACCAACGTACCCCAGCGTGAGTGGCGACCTCGACTCAATCGCTTGCTTGAAGAGTTTCACCTTGGACATGTAGCCTCGACCTTGGGTATGTATATTTCCGGCGGTGAGCAGCGACGCACTGAAATTGCCCGTGCCTTAGCGACAGGAGCAACTGGACCTAAATTTCTGCTGCTAGATGAGCCGTTTGCGGGGGTCGATCCCATTGCCGTTGCCGATGTCCAAGACATCGTACGGCGTTTGGTGCAACGCAACATAGGCGTGTTAGTGACTGACCACAACGTCCGCGAGACCCTAGCGATTACAGATCGGGCCTACATTATGCGTGAGGGCAAGATTCTCGCAGCTGGCAGCGCTGAGGATCTGTATACCGACCCATCAGTCCGCCAGTATTATCTAGGTCAGAGGTTTCAGAGGTGACGAGAACAGTGCTCCGTAGTTCTGGCCCTTGCAGTTTCCCTCGGCTCTGTCCAGTTGCACTATGACCTTTGGCCCCGCTAAGCCTGCTGCCTCTCCACCTGCCAAGTCTAGAGGCTGGTACCTGCCCCAAATCTCGGTGATGGATGCCTATCTTGGGCAGGAGTTGACACTCCCGTTTGTGTTCGGCGTCGGCGCATTTTCCTCGATTGGGCTGTCAATCGGTTCGCTTCTGTACCTGGTTCGTCAGGTAGCAGAGTCAGGCTTGCCGATTATGCTGGCCCTTCAGATTTTCGCGTTGCAAATGCCGTACTTTGTGGCGTTGGCCTTTCCCATGTCAACGCTGCTGGCAACCTTAATGGCCTACGGACGGCTCTCTGATGATCACGAGATTATTGCCTTACGCGGTTGCGGCATCAGCGTCTATCGGTTGTTTCTGCCTGCTCTAGTGCTGAGTCTGGTCGTCACAGGAATGACGTTCCTATTTAACGAAGTCGTCGTGCCTTCAGCCAATTATCGGGCCTCCGTCATGTTAGACGCGGCTCTTAATGGCGACCGGAATGATTTTCAAGATACCAACATCCTTTACAACCAGTACGACGACCTTAAGCAGCCTGACGGACAAGAGCAACGGGTGCTCACGCGTCTGTTTTACGCCCGCGAATTTGATGGGCGACAAATGCGTGGGCTGACGGTGCTGGACTTTAGTGAAGGCTCTGTATCGCAAATCATTTCGGCTGAAACAGCTGATTGGCAACCCAAAAGCAATCGGTGGCGCTTTTACAACGGCACAATCTATCTCATCTCGCAGGATGGCTCCTACCGCAACATCTTGCGGTTTCAACAGCACGAAGCGAATCTGCCACGGGCGCCGCTGGACCTCGCACAGGAGCGGCGAGGTACCGATGAGATGAATATTGTCGAACTGAATCGTTATATCGACTTGATCAGACCGACAAGCGATGCTAAAAAGCTGCGCAAGCTCTATGTGCGCCTCCAGCAAAAGCTAGCGTTTCCGTTCGTCTGTGTGGCATTTGCCTTGGTTGGGGCCTCCCTTGGCTTACGGATTAAGCGCAGCGGTAAAGGCTTAGGCCTAGGCCTGAGCGTACTGATTATTTTCATGTACTACGTACTCCTGTTTATTACAGGCGCATTGGGGCAGGTGGGCGCACTTTCCCCCTTTGTAGCGGCTTGGTCTCCAGTATGGGTTGCACTAGTCGCAGGCACTTTTCTCCTGTGGCGCGCGGCACGCTAACAACCTAGTCTTGGGTAAAACCATGCCGATCCGAATTCTGCACTTGTCAGACATCCATTTAGGCAGTGGTTTAGCCCATGGACGGCTGAACCCCCAAACTGGACAAAATACGCGTTTCGAGGACTTTACCCAGGCTCTTTCTTTGTGCATTGAGAGAGCTTTAACGGAACCGGTAGATTTAGTTTTGTTTGGCGGCGATGCCTTCCCTGACGCAACACCAGCACCTCTGATCCAAGAGGCGTTTGCCCGTCAATTTCGCCGACTGGCCGATGCTGGTATTCCAACAGTGCTGTTAGTAGGTAACCATGACCAGCATGCGCAGGGTATCGGCGGCGCTTCTCTAAATATCTACCGGACATTAGGCGTCCCCGGCTTCATCGTAGGTGACCGCCTAACCACTCACCGCATCGAAACCCGTAGTGGCCCATTACAGGTCACTACTCTCCCCTGGCTCACTCGCTCTACCCTGCTGACCCGCAGCGAAACTCAAGGTTTATCTCTAGCTGCAATCAACCGCTTGCTGCTTGAGAAGCTACAGCTAGCTTTAGAAGGTGAGGTTCGCCAACTGGACCCGCAACTGCCTACGGTTTTGCTGGCCCATCTGATGGTTGAGACTGCTACTTGGGGAGCCGAACGCTTTTTGGCAGTCGGTCGAGGCTTGACTGTGCCATTAGGCGTGCTGACTCGGGACTGCTTCGACTATGTAGCTCTAGGACATGTCCACAAGCATCAAATTCTGGCTCAGCAACCGCCTGTCGTCTACCCTGGCAGCATCGAGCGGGTCGACTTTGGTGAGGAGCATGAGCCTAAGGGTTTTGTACGGGTTGACTTAGTCAAGGGTGAGGCAACTGTGCAGTTCTGTCCTCTAGCTGTACGGCCCTTCCGAACTCTCAGCGTTGATGTCACCAACCAAGCCAATCCGCAAACTAGCTTGGAGCAAGCAATTTTAGGGGCTGATATCCAAGGCAGCGTTGTACGGCTGGTTTATCGACTGCGGCCTGAGCAACTTAGCCAGATCGACCGCTCCACGCTACATCAACTGCTGGCAGTAGCTCACACCGCTACATTGATTCCGGAAGTGGTTAACTTAGTTGAGCGTGCTCGTTGGCCTAACCTAAGCAGCGCAGCCCTAGACCCATTGACCGCTTTACAAGCTTATTTGAAGGGGCGGGAAGAACTGACCCAGCTTGAACCAGACTTAATGGAAGCCGCTCGTAATCTGCTCACTGAGACTCACACGAGTATAGAAGAGGCTGTCCAGGAGCAGTTGCGTCTGTTGTAGCCTGATTAGGAGGGGGTTGCGTAGGCCTACCCTCGATTCGCCCTACTGATGCCGCTTTGGTGCACCGTTTTCTTTTGTTTTACAAACCCTATGACGTCTTGAGCCAGTTCACAGATGAAGGCTTAGACAAAAGCTCAGCTGGCTCAAACGCCCATTCCGTAGAATCTCGACGACGCACGCTTAAAGACTATATTTCTGTGCCCTCAGTGTACGCGGTAGGCCGTTTAGACCGGG
This region includes:
- a CDS encoding DUF937 domain-containing protein yields the protein MSLFDQVLNAVQDQSRQGNEGQLSSALQAIQQSTGGQGLQGNTTGILMSTLGRYVQSALQQKRAVEGEQAVDSVLNAYSGTQPNPQAVQAIFSPSQQQQATQDLSQQTGLNSQLIAQLLPVLLPVILQFLQTGASNQTQTQAGGYAPQGGGLNNPVLRTFLDGDRDGDVDMGDMFNAAAGFLNNRR
- a CDS encoding type IV pilus twitching motility protein PilT, with the translated sequence MTIPTPPGPPPVPPPPPLPVPFVGQRTNDRHLRGVGNRALSIRQLVEEAHLRGASDIHIRVGEEPRFRIRGEMFRVGGGCLPVTPEHFEGFLSEILSPEQQQRFAYEKELDTAIFYEDFLRCRVNCFDSLRGGAMVLRLIPLTVPSIDELGLPEVLKRVASQPQGLVLVTGPTGSGKSTTLAAMVRHLNETASRHIVCIEDPIEYVYSSDKCLISQREVGLHTHEFSQALRSVLREDPDVILIGEMRDRETVDTALKAAQTGHLVLGTLHTRNAIGTLDRLLNIYTPDEQAAMRFQIMESLVGVIAQTLVPTTDGKRTAAMDILVNTPAVRDYLLKGEDDEVRQLMESDTLEGMQVLNQMLCDLVLDGRITITDGIAASSDEGDLKRRIRNEGFDPGRSSNHSFENLIRR
- a CDS encoding DUF58 domain-containing protein, with the translated sequence MSRKISSPERFTYWLEQRWVNPAFAGWLLSGFATFFFLAGTNTLAGWLYVISGVSFALLLLGAVLPARSLRSIQVSRRPIAPVSAGDVLTVELQIHNQTDQARGLLVVEDLIPFVIGPPQLEVVENLAPTSSHRWTYTTPTVPRRGVYRWQEVQLRTAAPLGLFWCRRQRNAPAVAVVYPTVLPLAQCPLVDEMGRETSQTRRSLEHRFLASTEGVTRSLRPYRRGDSTRLIHWRTSARYGDLRVRELERSTGVQEVVIALDCQCSWNPEDFEQAVIAAASLYFYGRRRNLSTRLWSSDTGLLQGDRSVLEVLAAIQPTPQPSTVSGRSTQLKPASLPSLPLAWLSSSAPSQALPLGSRVLLWGTQSQTELPGLIIQPNQPLQNQLQGLAQMV
- a CDS encoding SirB1 family protein, which produces MSELSLPPAHRQFLQIARLPDCDLTTEHLVEAAFCIAAQANPSLDIPHYLARLEAMAADLRLQLAEERYPLRLLRGINHYLFNELGFQGNRKQYYDPRNSFLNEVIDRRLGIPITLSILYMALGERVGLPLEGVNFPGHFILRPTQQDLEIYVDPFEQGEILFQQDCQERLNQITGPLPLKPEYLATVGPRRILSRVLTNLKFIYLNQGDLERVLSVVEWLLLLDPDALEHLRDRGLLYYQSQRYLEARADLELYLDRAPQASDIAVVARLLERLRQL
- a CDS encoding ferredoxin-thioredoxin reductase catalytic domain-containing protein gives rise to the protein MTNDRGKNKASEKSFHQMRNFAETYARRTGTYFCSDPTVAVAVIEGLAKHKDEFGSPLCPCRYYEDKEAEVHATYWNCPCVPMRERKECHCMLFLTPDNPFAGQEQAVSLVDVSYDE
- a CDS encoding DUF309 domain-containing protein — encoded protein: MHEDVAPAFWQGVEQFNQGEFYACHDTLEALWMEAIEPPRSFYQGVLQLAVACYHLGNQNWRGAVVLLGEGISRLRRYPDDYGGIDVDALLISSSALLTELQRLGPEGTIEFLAALSSPQVLSIQPVSSQG
- a CDS encoding LptA/OstA family protein; the encoded protein is MRVLLGLVLLPVGLLLGGPLAAQNTAPRPAQRAAAPSSGRAVSILADVQEANAVTGVVTARGNVRMNYPARQIQATSDQAQYFSRERRIVLTGDVYINQAGNSLRGERVVYLIDQGRFEALPQTNQQVESIYLVPDAAPVTAQPSSSNAQPFDPKRELKP
- the lptB gene encoding LPS export ABC transporter ATP-binding protein, giving the protein MKLALDNIHKRYGKREVVSRVSLTVNQGEIVGLLGPNGAGKTTTFYIATGVEQPDQGKVCLDHQEITHLPIHERARLGIGYLHQKPSIFRGLTVRDNILLVLQQTNVPQREWRPRLNRLLEEFHLGHVASTLGMYISGGEQRRTEIARALATGATGPKFLLLDEPFAGVDPIAVADVQDIVRRLVQRNIGVLVTDHNVRETLAITDRAYIMREGKILAAGSAEDLYTDPSVRQYYLGQRFQR
- a CDS encoding LptF/LptG family permease, with protein sequence MTFGPAKPAASPPAKSRGWYLPQISVMDAYLGQELTLPFVFGVGAFSSIGLSIGSLLYLVRQVAESGLPIMLALQIFALQMPYFVALAFPMSTLLATLMAYGRLSDDHEIIALRGCGISVYRLFLPALVLSLVVTGMTFLFNEVVVPSANYRASVMLDAALNGDRNDFQDTNILYNQYDDLKQPDGQEQRVLTRLFYAREFDGRQMRGLTVLDFSEGSVSQIISAETADWQPKSNRWRFYNGTIYLISQDGSYRNILRFQQHEANLPRAPLDLAQERRGTDEMNIVELNRYIDLIRPTSDAKKLRKLYVRLQQKLAFPFVCVAFALVGASLGLRIKRSGKGLGLGLSVLIIFMYYVLLFITGALGQVGALSPFVAAWSPVWVALVAGTFLLWRAAR
- the sbcD gene encoding exonuclease subunit SbcD; this encodes MPIRILHLSDIHLGSGLAHGRLNPQTGQNTRFEDFTQALSLCIERALTEPVDLVLFGGDAFPDATPAPLIQEAFARQFRRLADAGIPTVLLVGNHDQHAQGIGGASLNIYRTLGVPGFIVGDRLTTHRIETRSGPLQVTTLPWLTRSTLLTRSETQGLSLAAINRLLLEKLQLALEGEVRQLDPQLPTVLLAHLMVETATWGAERFLAVGRGLTVPLGVLTRDCFDYVALGHVHKHQILAQQPPVVYPGSIERVDFGEEHEPKGFVRVDLVKGEATVQFCPLAVRPFRTLSVDVTNQANPQTSLEQAILGADIQGSVVRLVYRLRPEQLSQIDRSTLHQLLAVAHTATLIPEVVNLVERARWPNLSSAALDPLTALQAYLKGREELTQLEPDLMEAARNLLTETHTSIEEAVQEQLRLL